TATGCGAATTGTTCATCAAGTATCTGGTTTTGGGATTTACTTTTTGATACACTTGCTTTTATAGCTTTGAATTGATTACAAGTTTGCGACAATGATGTTGATGAGTATATCATtgatacttatgtatatatatcttaCTACATGGAAAAATAAACCATGAATTTTGTGGAAAGAAAAGGAGATGGAATAACAGAAGTAGGTTCTGCTTAGAGTAGTACTTATGAGTTGTGATTAGTGAAAGCCTGCTTAaagtttctataatttttagaattttcacTCTTAAAACTTTTGGGAAGTTTTGGTTGTTCCATAAACTATTTGTTTGAATATCCTCCTAAAATGTTTCTTCTGGAAATTTCTCagttgaaatatattttttgcaACACCTTTCTTGTGCTAAATTGAGTGTAATGTCCTTTAATGTGTAAATTATGGAGTGCATATACTTTCTCTGTTTGTCACTACTAACTTGTTGGCTGAGCAGGGGCCTCAATATGTCTGCACAAATTTCTGGACATTTATTTGCACCACCTGTAGTGGAATACAGTAAGTGTTCACATTTTCTCACATTAAGTTCTCTTCAGATATTGGCTGCTCATTTGTTTATATCTGAGATTTTATTGCCTTTGAAGCCACAGTCATTAGGTTTACTAAAAGTGGCTCCTGGTTTTAATTTTTTGTAGCCGGGAGTTCACACACAGAGTTAAATCAGTATCCATGGCTAAATTTACTTCTCAAGAAGTTAGTGCTCTTCAGGAAGGGGGAAATCAGGTAGACATAAGCGTTCTCTTGCTACCCCTTCCCCTgataaagtaaaaaagaaaagatttattTCATGTGTGATGTTCTAGTTTCACTCTTTTCTTGTTCCTTTTGCATACTTGCAGCATgcgaaagaaatttattttaaggagtGGGATCCGCAGCGTAATTCACCTCCCAAGAGCAGGTCATCTCTCAAATATCTAATCTTTTGAGGTCCTGTGCCTTCATTAGTTACAATGTTTCTGAGTCAAAATTTTGTAACCAGCAATGTTGAGAGGCTTCGGGACTTCATTAAGCATGTCTATGTGGATGGAAGGTATAGTGGTGGGAGAAGCAATGACAAGCCTCCACGAGGAAAGACGGTAAAATGCCCTTCCATATTCTTATTTTCCATTGAATGTGAATCAATTATAAAGTTGTGAGATGGGATACGATAGATTATGAAATTATACGGTATGTTCTGTTTCCTGGGGAGGGAACTTTTAGATAATCTGATATTATTGAATCTGCAACAGAAGTGTTGTATCATGATTTTCTGAATTTGTGCATTATCCAGGGTGACAAGGAAGACTTTTTTGAGAATAAGAGGACAGATGGATATCAGGGAGGGTCCAGAAGTCCACAATATGAAGATACACACGAACGCCGGTACAGTGAAAGGTCCAGTCCGGGGGGAACAAGTGATGACAGAAATTCCAGATATGGTTATGATGAAAGGCAAAGTCCTGGATACAATCCAGAGAATCGAAAATGTGCTGAATATGTAAGAAGTCCTTCTCGTCCTGAGATTGTGAATGACTGGCGTCGAGAAGACAGATTTGGTAATGGGGGGAAATTTGAAGATCGTAAAATATCTAATGGAGATCCAAAGTTGGAAGGGAGGTCACCTGAGCGACAAAAAGATTTAGAGTCATCCAGTCCCCCAGTAGTACGTCCCATGAgagaaattttgggtgagaatgTAATACCCCTTCGTATAAATGACCCTCTGAACACAAATGGCGGAAGAACCGGTGATGGCCCTCAGGCACAGGTAGTTTTTGCTATGTGCTATGTAACAAAGTTTAACATTATGGTTGGGGTTTTGTTTTGGTTTaaatcttttctttgttttttctgcTGTTCAGATCCTGCAAAAAGATGGCTTTTCATCTTCTCTCTCAGAAGTAATTTGTTTATGTCTTAGCATGATGCCTTTGAATACATTGCAAAACCCTATATTTTTGGCTGGATTTCTTTTACCACAATTAACCACTTCGCACCCTTTTTCCTCttaacttcactttttcttctttctttctataGTTGTAGGAGTATTTGTCCAACTTTTTGTGGACTTGACTTTTTCCTGTTGGAATTCTATCTATACTATCTAATTTTCATTAATTGAAACCTTTCATTATAACCAATAGGTAGCCTATGTTGAAAATGACTATTCTAGACTTAGTGATTGATAATGACAAACTTCTGAGTTATGGTCAATTTGGTTATGATACCGTGGCAGTTTGCTCGTGTGAATTAATGTACCATTTAAGTGGAATATAGGTATAACTTGGGTGTCAATTGTTACCGACATAAATAAACTTCGTTGCTGTTAAAGAATCATCCATCTAGGGCTTTGCAGGaccatttgttaaaattatttcctTTCCTCTTCATTGCATGAGAAAAGATgttttctgtctttctttttattttcaacttttatgCGGGTAAAGAAATAGGAACTGGACTTGctgtagttttcttttttttttctttctttagcaGAGAACTGCATCTTCTAGCCGCTTGGGGTCTACCAGCGGGAACCCAGCAGAAGTCAAGTTGGAAACGACTGGGAGCTTAATCAACTTTGATGCTGATCCTGAACCTCCAGTAGCTTCTGCAGTTCCTCAGACTCAACAGACAACCATGACTCAATCCATTGTGCAGCCAGCTAGATTTACCAATGAAAATAATTGGGCCTCTTTTGATTTTGCCCCTCAGACAAATGTTTCTCAGGCTCCTCCAAGTGTGAACACCATGGAATCTGTTCTTTCTCAGTTGTCAGTTCCAACATCTGTACCTGGTCACCTATCAGGACCATCTAGCGGTGTTGGTGATCAGGTAGCTGCTCCTGTGGGCAATGTGAATGTAGCACCTCTTGGTGGTAATTCCAATGTGGCCTTCACAGGGCAGATCAACGCATTACCCTTTGGTACTACTGCTCCTGCAACTGCAGTAGTTAGCAATTTCTCAACTGTGCCTCCTACAGGTGCTTTTACAGCTACCCCTGGATTAACACCAACAATGCCCGTCAGCAGTGGTTCCCAGGATGGTGTTAATAACGCTGGACAATGGCCTAATATGCAGCAGCAACAGACTTCTTTTTTCTCTGCAGCTGACAGTCTATCTACTACACATCAGTTTGTGCCACTTGGTGCTGGAGCTACAGCCAATCAGGTGGGaagtattttctatttatttatttagttatagattaataatttataattgacAATTTGTTCACCAAATTCAATAATTCCATGTTGTGCCTTTCTGGCAGCCATGGAATTTAGC
The sequence above is drawn from the Gossypium hirsutum isolate 1008001.06 chromosome A05, Gossypium_hirsutum_v2.1, whole genome shotgun sequence genome and encodes:
- the LOC107942296 gene encoding probable ADP-ribosylation factor GTPase-activating protein AGD14 isoform X2; the protein is MAGRVKEDEKNERIIRGLLKQPENRRCINCNSLGPQYVCTNFWTFICTTCSGIHREFTHRVKSVSMAKFTSQEVSALQEGGNQHAKEIYFKEWDPQRNSPPKSSNVERLRDFIKHVYVDGRYSGGRSNDKPPRGKTGDKEDFFENKRTDGYQGGSRSPQYEDTHERRYSERSSPGGTSDDRNSRYGYDERQSPGYNPENRKCAEYVRSPSRPEIVNDWRREDRFGNGGKFEDRKISNGDPKLEGRSPERQKDLESSSPPVVRPMREILGENVIPLRINDPLNTNGGRTGDGPQAQRTASSSRLGSTSGNPAEVKLETTGSLINFDADPEPPVASAVPQTQQTTMTQSIVQPARFTNENNWASFDFAPQTNVSQAPPSVNTMESVLSQLSVPTSVPGHLSGPSSGVGDQVAAPVGNVNVAPLGGNSNVAFTGQINALPFGTTAPATAVVSNFSTVPPTGAFTATPGLTPTMPVSSGSQDGVNNAGQWPNMQQQQTSFFSAADSLSTTHQFVPLGAGATANQPWNLAVSQHTQGPLSAPAVAQTPQVASKVVPDVTSTVVSQPPSEAKASGRQELPADLFTATYPSYPAAAQGWQTGPPRGMGFTMQYNTAVFQPMTAFPQSSRSVNPFDLGGEGPPVQTQTFVLVVVQFPSMASLQGALPIMPRPGLVHTSNLSPPSSAWMPPQSLPYASRPPYPGAQLPSNLPPSSHQNGGIGNEASFGFVNTDQQMGGRFSAAPTPQPFPSVGWGNPFGRI
- the LOC107942296 gene encoding probable ADP-ribosylation factor GTPase-activating protein AGD14 isoform X9 — translated: MAGRVKEDEKNERIIRGLLKQPENRRCINCNSLGPQYVCTNFWTFICTTCSGIHREFTHRVKSVSMAKFTSQEVSALQEGGNQHAKEIYFKEWDPQRNSPPKSSNVERLRDFIKHVYVDGRYSGGRSNDKPPRGKTGDKEDFFENKRTDGYQGGSRSPQYEDTHERRYSERSSPGGTSDDRNSRYGYDERQSPGYNPENRKCAEYVRSPSRPEIVNDWRREDRFGNGGKFEDRKISNGDPKLEGRSPERQKDLESSSPPVVRPMREILGENVIPLRINDPLNTNGGRTGDGPQAQRTASSSRLGSTSGNPAEVKLETTGSLINFDADPEPPVASAVPQTQQTTMTQSIVQPARFTNENNWASFDFAPQTNVSQAPPSVNTMESVLSQLSVPTSVPGHLSGPSSGVGDQVAAPVGNVNVAPLGGNSNVAFTGQINALPFGTTAPATAVVSNFSTVPPTGAFTATPGLTPTMPVSSGSQDGVNNAGQWPNMQQQQTSFFSAADSLSTTHQFVPLGAGATANQPWNLAVSQHTQGPLSAPAVAQTPQVASKVVPDVTSTVVSQPPSEAKASGRQELPADLFTATYPSYPAAAQGWQTGPPRGMGFTMQYNTAVFPSMASLQGALPIMPRPGLVHTSNLSPPSSAWMPPQSLPYASRPPYPGAQLPSNLPPSSHQNGGIGNEASFGFVNTDQQMGGRFSAAPTPQPFPSVGWGNPFGRI
- the LOC107942296 gene encoding probable ADP-ribosylation factor GTPase-activating protein AGD14 isoform X1, producing the protein MAGRVKEDEKNERIIRGLLKQPENRRCINCNSLGPQYVCTNFWTFICTTCSGIHREFTHRVKSVSMAKFTSQEVSALQEGGNQHAKEIYFKEWDPQRNSPPKSSNVERLRDFIKHVYVDGRYSGGRSNDKPPRGKTGDKEDFFENKRTDGYQGGSRSPQYEDTHERRYSERSSPGGTSDDRNSRYGYDERQSPGYNPENRKCAEYVRSPSRPEIVNDWRREDRFGNGGKFEDRKISNGDPKLEGRSPERQKDLESSSPPVVRPMREILGENVIPLRINDPLNTNGGRTGDGPQAQQRTASSSRLGSTSGNPAEVKLETTGSLINFDADPEPPVASAVPQTQQTTMTQSIVQPARFTNENNWASFDFAPQTNVSQAPPSVNTMESVLSQLSVPTSVPGHLSGPSSGVGDQVAAPVGNVNVAPLGGNSNVAFTGQINALPFGTTAPATAVVSNFSTVPPTGAFTATPGLTPTMPVSSGSQDGVNNAGQWPNMQQQQTSFFSAADSLSTTHQFVPLGAGATANQPWNLAVSQHTQGPLSAPAVAQTPQVASKVVPDVTSTVVSQPPSEAKASGRQELPADLFTATYPSYPAAAQGWQTGPPRGMGFTMQYNTAVFQPMTAFPQSSRSVNPFDLGGEGPPVQTQTFVLVVVQFPSMASLQGALPIMPRPGLVHTSNLSPPSSAWMPPQSLPYASRPPYPGAQLPSNLPPSSHQNGGIGNEASFGFVNTDQQMGGRFSAAPTPQPFPSVGWGNPFGRI
- the LOC107942296 gene encoding probable ADP-ribosylation factor GTPase-activating protein AGD14 isoform X6 yields the protein MAGRVKEDEKNERIIRGLLKQPENRRCINCNSLGPQYVCTNFWTFICTTCSGIHREFTHRVKSVSMAKFTSQEVSALQEGGNQHAKEIYFKEWDPQRNSPPKSSNVERLRDFIKHVYVDGRYSGGRSNDKPPRGKTGDKEDFFENKRTDGYQGGSRSPQYEDTHERRYSERSSPGGTSDDRNSRYGYDERQSPGYNPENRKCAEYVRSPSRPEIVNDWRREDRFGNGGKFEDRKISNGDPKLEGRSPERQKDLESSSPPVVRPMREILGENVIPLRINDPLNTNGGRTGDGPQAQQRTASSSRLGSTSGNPAEVKLETTGSLINFDADPEPPVASAVPQTQQTTMTQSIVQPARFTNENNWASFDFAPQTNVSQAPPSVNTMESVLSQLSVPTSVPGHLSGPSSGVGDQVAAPVGNVNVAPLGGNSNVAFTGQINALPFGTTAPATAVVSNFSTVPPTGAFTATPGLTPTMPVSSGSQDGVNNAGQWPNMQQQQTSFFSAADSLSTTHQFVPLGAGATANQPWNLAVSQHTQGPLSAPAVAQTPQVASKVVPDVTSTVVSQPPSEAKASGRQELPADLFTATYPSYPAAAQGWQTGPPRGMGFTMQYNTAVPMTAFPQSSRSVNPFDLGGEGPPVQTQTFPSMASLQGALPIMPRPGLVHTSNLSPPSSAWMPPQSLPYASRPPYPGAQLPSNLPPSSHQNGGIGNEASFGFVNTDQQMGGRFSAAPTPQPFPSVGWGNPFGRI
- the LOC107942296 gene encoding probable ADP-ribosylation factor GTPase-activating protein AGD14 isoform X4 — encoded protein: MAGRVKEDEKNERIIRGLLKQPENRRCINCNSLGPQYVCTNFWTFICTTCSGIHREFTHRVKSVSMAKFTSQEVSALQEGGNQHAKEIYFKEWDPQRNSPPKSSNVERLRDFIKHVYVDGRYSGGRSNDKPPRGKTGDKEDFFENKRTDGYQGGSRSPQYEDTHERRYSERSSPGGTSDDRNSRYGYDERQSPGYNPENRKCAEYVRSPSRPEIVNDWRREDRFGNGGKFEDRKISNGDPKLEGRSPERQKDLESSSPPVVRPMREILGENVIPLRINDPLNTNGGRTGDGPQAQQRTASSSRLGSTSGNPAEVKLETTGSLINFDADPEPPVASAVPQTQQTTMTQSIVQPARFTNENNWASFDFAPQTNVSQAPPSVNTMESVLSQLSVPTSVPGHLSGPSSGVGDQVAAPVGNVNVAPLGGNSNVAFTGQINALPFGTTAPATAVVSNFSTVPPTGAFTATPGLTPTMPVSSGSQDGVNNAGQWPNMQQQQTSFFSAADSLSTTHQFVPLGAGATANQPWNLAVSQHTQGPLSAPAVAQTPQVASKVVPDVTSTVVSQPPSEAKASGRQELPADLFTATYPSYPAAAQGWQTGPPRGMGFTMQYNTAVFQPMTAFPQSSRSVNPFDLGGEGPPVQTQTFPSMASLQGALPIMPRPGLVHTSNLSPPSSAWMPPQSLPYASRPPYPGAQLPSNLPPSSHQNGGIGNEASFGFVNTDQQMGGRFSAAPTPQPFPSVGWGNPFGRI
- the LOC107942296 gene encoding probable ADP-ribosylation factor GTPase-activating protein AGD14 isoform X7 produces the protein MAGRVKEDEKNERIIRGLLKQPENRRCINCNSLGPQYVCTNFWTFICTTCSGIHREFTHRVKSVSMAKFTSQEVSALQEGGNQHAKEIYFKEWDPQRNSPPKSSNVERLRDFIKHVYVDGRYSGGRSNDKPPRGKTGDKEDFFENKRTDGYQGGSRSPQYEDTHERRYSERSSPGGTSDDRNSRYGYDERQSPGYNPENRKCAEYVRSPSRPEIVNDWRREDRFGNGGKFEDRKISNGDPKLEGRSPERQKDLESSSPPVVRPMREILGENVIPLRINDPLNTNGGRTGDGPQAQRTASSSRLGSTSGNPAEVKLETTGSLINFDADPEPPVASAVPQTQQTTMTQSIVQPARFTNENNWASFDFAPQTNVSQAPPSVNTMESVLSQLSVPTSVPGHLSGPSSGVGDQVAAPVGNVNVAPLGGNSNVAFTGQINALPFGTTAPATAVVSNFSTVPPTGAFTATPGLTPTMPVSSGSQDGVNNAGQWPNMQQQQTSFFSAADSLSTTHQFVPLGAGATANQPWNLAVSQHTQGPLSAPAVAQTPQVASKVVPDVTSTVVSQPPSEAKASGRQELPADLFTATYPSYPAAAQGWQTGPPRGMGFTMQYNTAVPMTAFPQSSRSVNPFDLGGEGPPVQTQTFPSMASLQGALPIMPRPGLVHTSNLSPPSSAWMPPQSLPYASRPPYPGAQLPSNLPPSSHQNGGIGNEASFGFVNTDQQMGGRFSAAPTPQPFPSVGWGNPFGRI
- the LOC107942296 gene encoding probable ADP-ribosylation factor GTPase-activating protein AGD14 isoform X3; the encoded protein is MAGRVKEDEKNERIIRGLLKQPENRRCINCNSLGPQYVCTNFWTFICTTCSGIHREFTHRVKSVSMAKFTSQEVSALQEGGNQHAKEIYFKEWDPQRNSPPKSSNVERLRDFIKHVYVDGRYSGGRSNDKPPRGKTGDKEDFFENKRTDGYQGGSRSPQYEDTHERRYSERSSPGGTSDDRNSRYGYDERQSPGYNPENRKCAEYVRSPSRPEIVNDWRREDRFGNGGKFEDRKISNGDPKLEGRSPERQKDLESSSPPVVRPMREILGENVIPLRINDPLNTNGGRTGDGPQAQQRTASSSRLGSTSGNPAEVKLETTGSLINFDADPEPPVASAVPQTQQTTMTQSIVQPARFTNENNWASFDFAPQTNVSQAPPSVNTMESVLSQLSVPTSVPGHLSGPSSGVGDQVAAPVGNVNVAPLGGNSNVAFTGQINALPFGTTAPATAVVSNFSTVPPTGAFTATPGLTPTMPVSSGSQDGVNNAGQWPNMQQQQTSFFSAADSLSTTHQFVPLGAGATANQPWNLAVSQHTQGPLSAPAVAQTPQVASKVVPDVTSTVVSQPPSEAKASGRQELPADLFTATYPSYPAAAQGWQTGPPRGMGFTMQYNTAVPMTAFPQSSRSVNPFDLGGEGPPVQTQTFVLVVVQFPSMASLQGALPIMPRPGLVHTSNLSPPSSAWMPPQSLPYASRPPYPGAQLPSNLPPSSHQNGGIGNEASFGFVNTDQQMGGRFSAAPTPQPFPSVGWGNPFGRI
- the LOC107942296 gene encoding probable ADP-ribosylation factor GTPase-activating protein AGD14 isoform X8; this encodes MAGRVKEDEKNERIIRGLLKQPENRRCINCNSLGPQYVCTNFWTFICTTCSGIHREFTHRVKSVSMAKFTSQEVSALQEGGNQHAKEIYFKEWDPQRNSPPKSSNVERLRDFIKHVYVDGRYSGGRSNDKPPRGKTGDKEDFFENKRTDGYQGGSRSPQYEDTHERRYSERSSPGGTSDDRNSRYGYDERQSPGYNPENRKCAEYVRSPSRPEIVNDWRREDRFGNGGKFEDRKISNGDPKLEGRSPERQKDLESSSPPVVRPMREILGENVIPLRINDPLNTNGGRTGDGPQAQQRTASSSRLGSTSGNPAEVKLETTGSLINFDADPEPPVASAVPQTQQTTMTQSIVQPARFTNENNWASFDFAPQTNVSQAPPSVNTMESVLSQLSVPTSVPGHLSGPSSGVGDQVAAPVGNVNVAPLGGNSNVAFTGQINALPFGTTAPATAVVSNFSTVPPTGAFTATPGLTPTMPVSSGSQDGVNNAGQWPNMQQQQTSFFSAADSLSTTHQFVPLGAGATANQPWNLAVSQHTQGPLSAPAVAQTPQVASKVVPDVTSTVVSQPPSEAKASGRQELPADLFTATYPSYPAAAQGWQTGPPRGMGFTMQYNTAVFPSMASLQGALPIMPRPGLVHTSNLSPPSSAWMPPQSLPYASRPPYPGAQLPSNLPPSSHQNGGIGNEASFGFVNTDQQMGGRFSAAPTPQPFPSVGWGNPFGRI
- the LOC107942296 gene encoding probable ADP-ribosylation factor GTPase-activating protein AGD14 isoform X5; its protein translation is MAGRVKEDEKNERIIRGLLKQPENRRCINCNSLGPQYVCTNFWTFICTTCSGIHREFTHRVKSVSMAKFTSQEVSALQEGGNQHAKEIYFKEWDPQRNSPPKSSNVERLRDFIKHVYVDGRYSGGRSNDKPPRGKTGDKEDFFENKRTDGYQGGSRSPQYEDTHERRYSERSSPGGTSDDRNSRYGYDERQSPGYNPENRKCAEYVRSPSRPEIVNDWRREDRFGNGGKFEDRKISNGDPKLEGRSPERQKDLESSSPPVVRPMREILGENVIPLRINDPLNTNGGRTGDGPQAQRTASSSRLGSTSGNPAEVKLETTGSLINFDADPEPPVASAVPQTQQTTMTQSIVQPARFTNENNWASFDFAPQTNVSQAPPSVNTMESVLSQLSVPTSVPGHLSGPSSGVGDQVAAPVGNVNVAPLGGNSNVAFTGQINALPFGTTAPATAVVSNFSTVPPTGAFTATPGLTPTMPVSSGSQDGVNNAGQWPNMQQQQTSFFSAADSLSTTHQFVPLGAGATANQPWNLAVSQHTQGPLSAPAVAQTPQVASKVVPDVTSTVVSQPPSEAKASGRQELPADLFTATYPSYPAAAQGWQTGPPRGMGFTMQYNTAVFQPMTAFPQSSRSVNPFDLGGEGPPVQTQTFPSMASLQGALPIMPRPGLVHTSNLSPPSSAWMPPQSLPYASRPPYPGAQLPSNLPPSSHQNGGIGNEASFGFVNTDQQMGGRFSAAPTPQPFPSVGWGNPFGRI